The sequence TCCCTCGAGACCGCCTACTGCGCCGAGGTCGTCGCGATCACCTACCAGGCGATGGGGCTGCTGCCCGCCGGCCGCCGGCCGAACTGGTACGACCCGGGCCGGTTCTGGAGCGGCGACGACCTTCCGCTCACGCCCGGGTTCAGCCTCGGCGCCGAGATCGCCGTCGAGATCCCCGACTGAGTCGCGACGGGCCCGTCTGGCCGGCGGCCGCCGGCGCGTGCTTGGCTGAGGACATGGACGACAAAGCGATATTCACTCAGATCAACGCTCTCGTCGCCGAGGAGCATGACCTGCGCGCCAAGCGGGCGGCGGGCGCGATCGACCCGGACGAGGAGCTGGCCCGCCTCCGTCACGTCGAGGCGTCCCTGGACCAGTGCTGGGACCTGCTGCGCCGGCGGGACGCCCTGCGCGCCGCCGGGCGGGACCCCGTCGAGGCGAAGCCGGCGTCCCTCACCCAGGTCGAGGGCTACGTCCAGTAGCCCCCGCCGTCAGGGAGGCGCGTCCCGGGACGGGCCGACGGCGAGCGCCCGGCGCGGCCCGGTGGCCCGCCGGTGCACCGGGCCTTCGTCGCCGCCGAGCGGGGCGAGCGGCAGCCGGACGCTGAACGCGGCCCCGCCCTCGGCGGCGGCGCCGGCCCGGGCCGAACCACCGAGCCGCGCCGCGAGCCGCCCGACGAGCGCGAGCCCCAGGCCGGTGGAGACGGGGCGCAGGCCTCGGTAGCGCTCGTAGAGCGCCGAGCGGTCGAACGCGACGGCGCAGTCGTCCGCCGTCAGCCCCGGCCCGCCGTCCCGAACCTCCAGCACCCCGACCTCCAGCACCCCGACCAGACCCAGCGGCGACGGCTCTGCCCTGGCGGCGAGCACGATCGGCGCTCCCGTCGGCACGACCCGCAGGGCGTTCTCGGCCAGCCCGTCGAGGATCTGGCGCAGCCGGGCGGCGTCACCGACGACGACGACCGGCCGGCCCGGTGGCGGCCCCTCGACGCGCAGCGGGATGCCCTCGGCCGCGCACCGGCGCCGCCAGACGTCGGCGGCGTCGGCGAGGACCCGGCCCAGGTCGACCGGCGCGAGGTCGACCCGGAAGTCGTCGGCGTCGAGGCGGGCCAGGTCGAGCAGGTCCTGGACCAGCCGGTCCAGCCGCAGCGCCTCGTCGAGGATCACCCGGCCGGCGTGTGGGGCCTCGGGACCTGGGGTGACGCCGTCGGCGAGCGCCTCGGCGAAGCCGCGGATCGCGGTCAGCGGGGTCCGCAGCTCGTGCGAGACCGAGAGCAGGAACTCCCGCTGCCGCGCCTCGCTCGTCGCGAGCGCCGTGGCCAGGCCGGCGAGCGCGTCGGCGACGTCGGCGATCTCCACCGGTCCGCCGGTGGGCAGGGCGAGGGTGACGTCGACGTCGCGCCGACCGCTGGCCAGCCCGTGCGCGGCGCCGGCGAGCGCCCGCAGCGGCCGGGCGAGCCGGCGGGCGAGGACCAGTCCGGCGACCGTCGCCACGGTGAGGGCGACCACGAGCGCGATCAGCAGCCGGCGGCTCTCGGCCACCGTAAGCTCCCGGGCCGCGGAGACGTCCTGGATGAGCAGCAGCGTGTTC is a genomic window of Pseudofrankia inefficax containing:
- a CDS encoding sensor histidine kinase codes for the protein MPDLGRLSRRPRKASSRRGRGLGSRTALVTTAVALLAVIITGAIFLGQLGRVGEAQARRALGRQADLVADLARRPGALTGQARDPELRADVIRAVGAQQISLLMLDPDGLATLAVGPGEGRRVPVLTAGTRARLAGTSENTEVRTVAGRRVLVSTRQLSGGNTLLLIQDVSAARELTVAESRRLLIALVVALTVATVAGLVLARRLARPLRALAGAAHGLASGRRDVDVTLALPTGGPVEIADVADALAGLATALATSEARQREFLLSVSHELRTPLTAIRGFAEALADGVTPGPEAPHAGRVILDEALRLDRLVQDLLDLARLDADDFRVDLAPVDLGRVLADAADVWRRRCAAEGIPLRVEGPPPGRPVVVVGDAARLRQILDGLAENALRVVPTGAPIVLAARAEPSPLGLVGVLEVGVLEVRDGGPGLTADDCAVAFDRSALYERYRGLRPVSTGLGLALVGRLAARLGGSARAGAAAEGGAAFSVRLPLAPLGGDEGPVHRRATGPRRALAVGPSRDAPP
- a CDS encoding DUF2630 family protein, whose product is MDDKAIFTQINALVAEEHDLRAKRAAGAIDPDEELARLRHVEASLDQCWDLLRRRDALRAAGRDPVEAKPASLTQVEGYVQ